A stretch of Myceligenerans xiligouense DNA encodes these proteins:
- the nth gene encoding endonuclease III, whose amino-acid sequence MTSSDTERTPETTPTGESRLALVRRARRIDRVLAGTYPDARAELDFTTPLELLVATVLSAQTTDVRVNATTPKLFARYPDAAAYAEADPEELEDVLRPLGFFRAKAKAVMGLGKALVERFDGEVPNRMTDLVTLPGVGRKTANVVLGNAFGVPGITVDTHFGRLARRLGFTTEQDPVKVEQAVGELFPRRDWTMLSHHLVWHGRRVCHARRPACGACPVARWCPSSGTGEQDPVAAAALVRLSGPR is encoded by the coding sequence GTGACATCGTCGGACACCGAGCGCACGCCGGAGACCACCCCGACCGGGGAGAGCCGGCTCGCGCTCGTGCGCCGGGCGCGCCGGATCGACCGGGTGCTGGCCGGGACCTACCCGGACGCACGGGCCGAGCTGGACTTCACCACGCCGCTGGAACTGCTGGTCGCGACCGTGCTGAGCGCGCAGACCACCGACGTGCGGGTGAACGCGACGACGCCCAAGCTGTTCGCGCGGTACCCGGACGCGGCCGCCTACGCGGAGGCCGACCCGGAGGAGCTGGAGGACGTGCTCCGCCCGCTCGGGTTCTTCCGGGCCAAGGCGAAGGCCGTCATGGGGCTCGGGAAGGCGCTCGTGGAGCGGTTCGACGGCGAGGTGCCGAACCGCATGACGGACCTGGTGACGCTCCCGGGAGTGGGGCGCAAGACGGCGAACGTCGTGCTGGGCAACGCCTTCGGGGTGCCGGGTATCACCGTCGACACACATTTCGGGCGGCTCGCGCGACGTCTCGGGTTCACCACCGAACAGGATCCGGTGAAGGTGGAGCAGGCCGTGGGGGAGTTGTTCCCGCGCCGGGACTGGACCATGCTCAGCCACCACCTCGTCTGGCACGGCCGCCGGGTCTGCCATGCCAGGAGGCCGGCGTGCGGTGCCTGCCCGGTGGCGCGCTGGTGCCCGTCGTCGGGCACGGGTGAACAGGACCCGGTCGCGGCCGCCGCGCTGGTTCGCCTCTCGGGTCCCCGCTGA
- a CDS encoding MmgE/PrpD family protein, which yields MPNTHHLRVYKSAESLERKDQLAWKLAELATDPVAPTPEVTDMVVNRVIDNASVAAASLTRGPGVASRAQAMAHPYTPGATVFGLPTDRTFSPEWAAWANGVAVRELDFHDTFLAAEYSHPGDNIPPILAVAQHTGADGAALLRGIVTGYEIQVDLVKAISLHKHKIDHVAHLGPSAAAGIGTMLGLDTGTVFQAIGQALHTTTATRQSRKGQISTWKAHAPAFAGKLAVEAVDRAMRGQTSPEPIYEGEDGVVAWLLDGPDAAYDVVLPGAGEPRTGILDTYTKEHSAEYQAQAIIDMARALGNERPDLRDPVNVESIVLHTSHHTHHVIGSGANDPQKYDPTASRETLDHSVPYIFAVALQDGGWHHVDSYAPQRAQRPDTVELWRKVSTTEDPEWTRRYHSPDPAEKAYGGRVEITTTSGETVTREIAVADAHPLGARPFARENYIAKFRTLAGPVLEEAEIVRFLDLAERLPELTPAEVRELTIVARPGLLEGVESPRGLFDLVGAPAGTGGGAR from the coding sequence ATGCCGAACACCCATCACCTCCGCGTCTACAAGAGTGCGGAGAGCCTCGAGCGCAAGGACCAGCTCGCGTGGAAGCTCGCGGAGCTCGCGACCGACCCTGTCGCGCCCACGCCCGAGGTGACCGACATGGTCGTCAACCGCGTCATCGACAACGCGTCGGTGGCGGCGGCCAGCCTGACCCGCGGGCCTGGCGTCGCGTCCCGCGCGCAGGCCATGGCCCATCCGTACACCCCGGGTGCGACGGTGTTCGGCCTGCCGACCGACCGCACCTTCAGCCCCGAGTGGGCTGCCTGGGCGAACGGCGTCGCCGTGCGCGAGCTCGACTTCCACGACACGTTCCTGGCGGCGGAGTACTCCCACCCGGGCGACAACATCCCGCCGATCCTCGCCGTCGCGCAGCACACGGGCGCGGACGGCGCCGCACTGCTGCGCGGCATCGTCACCGGCTACGAGATCCAGGTCGACCTGGTCAAGGCGATCAGCCTGCACAAGCACAAGATCGACCACGTCGCCCACCTCGGCCCGAGCGCCGCCGCCGGGATCGGCACGATGCTCGGACTCGACACCGGGACGGTGTTCCAGGCGATCGGCCAGGCGCTGCACACCACCACGGCCACGCGACAGTCCCGCAAGGGCCAGATCTCCACGTGGAAGGCGCACGCGCCGGCGTTCGCGGGCAAGCTCGCGGTCGAGGCGGTCGACCGCGCGATGCGCGGCCAGACCTCCCCCGAGCCGATCTACGAGGGCGAGGACGGCGTGGTGGCCTGGCTGCTGGACGGCCCGGACGCGGCGTACGACGTCGTCCTCCCGGGCGCGGGCGAGCCCCGCACGGGCATTCTCGACACGTACACCAAGGAGCACTCCGCGGAGTACCAGGCGCAGGCGATCATCGACATGGCGCGCGCTCTCGGGAACGAGCGGCCGGACCTGCGCGACCCGGTGAACGTCGAGTCGATCGTGCTGCACACGAGCCACCACACGCACCACGTGATCGGCTCCGGCGCGAACGACCCGCAGAAGTACGATCCGACCGCCTCGCGCGAGACGCTGGACCACTCCGTGCCGTACATCTTCGCGGTCGCGCTGCAGGACGGCGGCTGGCACCACGTGGACTCGTACGCACCCCAGCGGGCGCAGCGCCCGGACACGGTGGAGCTGTGGCGCAAGGTCAGCACCACCGAGGACCCGGAGTGGACACGGCGCTACCATTCCCCCGACCCGGCCGAGAAGGCGTACGGCGGTCGCGTGGAGATCACCACCACCTCCGGCGAGACGGTGACCCGTGAGATCGCCGTCGCGGACGCCCACCCGCTCGGCGCCCGGCCGTTCGCCCGCGAGAACTACATCGCGAAGTTCCGCACGCTGGCCGGGCCCGTCCTCGAGGAGGCCGAGATCGTGCGCTTCCTCGACCTCGCCGAGCGCCTGCCGGAGCTGACGCCGGCCGAGGTGCGCGAGCTGACGATCGTCGCGCGCCCGGGCCTGCTGGAGGGTGTCGAGTCGCCCCGCGGGCTGTTCGACCTGGTCGGCGCGCCGGCCGGCACGGGAGGGGGGGCCCGCTGA